A genomic stretch from Enterobacter dykesii includes:
- the lysA gene encoding diaminopimelate decarboxylase has protein sequence MPRPLNQTDTDLNADNLLRLPAEFGCPVWVYDAQIVREKIAALHQFDVVRFAQKACSNIHILRLMRELGVKVDSVSLGEIERALAAGFDPKADGDAIVFTADVIDDATLARVHELQIPVNAGSVDMLEQLGQVSFGHRVWLRVNPGFGHGHSQKTNTGGENSKHGIWYADMPAALEVLQRYGLKLVGIHMHIGSGVDYGHLEQVCGAMVRQVVDFGQDLEAISAGGGLSIPYREGEEAIDTDHYYGLWSAARDQIAAHLGHSVKLEIEPGRFLVAEAGVLVSQVRSVKEMGSRHFVLIDAGFNDLMRPSMYGSYHHITALAADGRDLTQAPRVETVVAGPLCESGDVFTQQEGGKVETRALPEVKPGDYLVLHDTGAYGASMSSNYNSRPLLPEVLFDNGKARLIRRRQTIQELLALELI, from the coding sequence ATGCCACGCCCGCTGAACCAGACTGATACCGATTTGAACGCCGACAACCTGCTGCGCCTGCCCGCCGAGTTTGGCTGCCCGGTGTGGGTCTACGACGCGCAGATCGTTCGCGAGAAGATCGCCGCCCTGCATCAGTTTGACGTGGTGCGTTTTGCCCAGAAGGCATGCTCCAATATTCATATTCTGCGCCTGATGCGTGAGCTGGGCGTGAAGGTCGATTCCGTCTCGCTTGGCGAAATCGAGCGTGCGCTGGCGGCCGGATTCGATCCGAAAGCCGACGGCGACGCGATCGTCTTCACCGCCGATGTGATCGACGATGCGACGCTTGCGCGCGTCCACGAGCTGCAGATCCCGGTGAATGCCGGTTCTGTGGATATGCTGGAGCAGCTGGGTCAGGTTTCTTTCGGCCATCGCGTCTGGCTGCGCGTGAATCCGGGCTTTGGTCATGGTCACAGCCAAAAAACCAATACCGGCGGCGAAAACAGCAAGCACGGGATCTGGTATGCCGATATGCCTGCCGCGCTGGAGGTATTACAGCGCTACGGCCTGAAGCTGGTGGGTATTCATATGCATATTGGCTCTGGCGTGGATTACGGCCACCTGGAGCAGGTGTGCGGCGCGATGGTGCGCCAGGTTGTCGACTTTGGCCAGGATCTTGAGGCGATCTCAGCCGGCGGCGGTCTCTCCATTCCTTATCGCGAAGGCGAAGAGGCGATCGATACCGATCACTACTACGGTCTGTGGAGCGCCGCGCGTGACCAAATCGCCGCGCATCTGGGCCACTCGGTGAAGCTGGAAATTGAGCCGGGTCGTTTCCTGGTGGCGGAAGCCGGCGTGCTGGTTTCACAGGTGCGCAGCGTGAAAGAGATGGGGTCTCGCCACTTCGTATTGATTGACGCAGGTTTTAACGACCTGATGCGTCCGTCCATGTACGGCAGCTATCACCACATTACCGCCCTGGCCGCCGACGGCCGTGATTTAACTCAGGCGCCGCGGGTTGAGACGGTCGTTGCGGGCCCGCTGTGCGAATCGGGTGATGTGTTTACCCAGCAGGAAGGCGGCAAAGTGGAGACCCGCGCGCTGCCAGAGGTCAAACCGGGTGATTATCTTGTGCTGCATGATACCGGTGCCTACGGGGCGTCGATGTCATCTAACTACAACAGCCGCCCGCTGCTGCCGGAAGTGCTGTTTGATAACGGCAAGGCACGGCTGATCCGTCGTCGTCAGACCATTCAGGAACTGCTGGCTTTAGAACTCATCTGA
- a CDS encoding LysR family transcriptional regulator: MPAVNLRHIEIFHAVMTTGNLTEAAQMLHTSQPTVSRELARFEKVLGLKLFERTRGRLHPTVQGLRLFEEVQRSWYGLDRIVSAAESLREFRQGELSIVCLPVFSQSFLPMLLQPFLARYPEVSLTIVPQESPLLEEWLSAQRHDLGLTETLSTPAGTARTELISLDEVCVLPAGHPLAGKALLTPEDFHGENYISLSQTDSYRQLLDTLFAEHQVKRRMVVETHSAASICAMVRAGVGVAVVNPLTALDYAGSGIVIRRFSVSVPFTVSLIRPLHRPASALVDAFTEHLMEHARQVALRLPDLQNPS; the protein is encoded by the coding sequence ATGCCCGCCGTCAATTTACGCCATATCGAGATTTTTCACGCCGTGATGACCACCGGCAATCTCACCGAAGCCGCACAGATGCTGCATACCTCGCAGCCGACGGTGAGCCGCGAGCTGGCCCGCTTCGAGAAAGTGCTGGGGCTGAAGCTGTTCGAGCGTACCCGGGGCAGGCTTCACCCGACGGTGCAGGGGTTACGCCTGTTCGAGGAAGTTCAGCGCTCCTGGTACGGACTGGACAGAATAGTGAGTGCTGCGGAAAGCCTGCGCGAGTTTCGCCAGGGCGAGCTGTCGATCGTCTGCCTGCCCGTCTTTTCGCAATCCTTTTTGCCGATGCTGCTGCAGCCCTTTCTGGCCCGATACCCGGAGGTCAGCCTCACTATCGTGCCTCAGGAATCACCTCTGCTTGAAGAGTGGCTTTCGGCCCAGCGCCATGATTTAGGGCTAACCGAAACCCTTTCCACGCCAGCGGGAACGGCGCGCACGGAGCTGATCTCGTTAGATGAAGTGTGCGTTCTGCCCGCCGGGCATCCGCTTGCCGGTAAGGCGTTGCTCACGCCAGAGGATTTCCACGGGGAAAACTACATTAGCCTGTCGCAGACCGACAGTTACAGACAGCTGCTGGATACGCTATTTGCCGAGCATCAGGTCAAACGGCGAATGGTGGTGGAAACGCACAGCGCGGCTTCGATTTGCGCGATGGTGCGTGCGGGCGTCGGCGTCGCGGTGGTGAATCCGCTCACGGCGCTGGACTATGCCGGAAGCGGGATCGTCATCCGCCGCTTTAGCGTTTCCGTCCCGTTCACCGTGAGCCTGATCCGCCCGCTGCACCGTCCGGCTTCCGCGCTGGTGGACGCTTTCACCGAACACTTAATGGAGCACGCGCGTCAGGTGGCGCTTCGTTTACCTGACCTGCAAAACCCCTCATGA
- a CDS encoding aspartate/glutamate racemase — protein sequence MKTIGLLGGMSWESTIPYYRLINEGVKQRLGGLHSASLLLHSVDFHEIEACQSSGEWDKAGEILAQAALGLERAGAEGIVLCTNTMHKVASHIEDRCALPFLHIADATGRAIAASGMRRVALLGTRYTMEQDFYRGRLHSEFVIESLIPDEEDRARINQIIFDELCLGTFSESSRAYYVSVIEKLAQQGAEGVIFGCTEIGLLVPADRSPVPVFDTTAIHAADAVAFMLS from the coding sequence ATGAAAACGATCGGCCTGTTAGGTGGAATGAGCTGGGAATCGACAATCCCTTATTACCGCCTGATTAATGAAGGGGTAAAGCAGCGTCTTGGCGGTCTGCACTCCGCCAGCCTGCTGCTGCACAGCGTTGATTTCCATGAAATCGAAGCCTGCCAGTCGAGCGGTGAGTGGGATAAAGCCGGGGAGATCCTGGCCCAGGCGGCGCTGGGGCTGGAGCGCGCCGGCGCCGAGGGTATCGTGCTTTGTACCAATACCATGCACAAAGTGGCGTCGCATATTGAGGACCGCTGCGCGCTGCCGTTTCTGCATATCGCGGACGCAACCGGGCGTGCGATTGCGGCATCCGGGATGCGCCGCGTAGCCCTGCTGGGCACACGCTACACCATGGAACAGGATTTTTATCGCGGGCGTTTGCACAGTGAATTTGTGATCGAGAGCCTGATCCCGGATGAAGAAGATCGGGCGCGCATCAATCAGATTATCTTTGACGAGCTCTGCCTGGGTACCTTCAGCGAATCTTCCCGCGCGTATTACGTCAGCGTAATTGAAAAGCTGGCGCAGCAGGGGGCAGAAGGCGTGATCTTCGGCTGCACCGAGATTGGCCTGCTGGTGCCGGCCGATCGAAGCCCCGTCCCGGTATTTGATACCACCGCCATCCATGCCGCGGATGCCGTGGCGTTTATGCTGTCATGA
- the araE gene encoding arabinose-proton symporter AraE codes for MTSINDSTLMPAALRDTRRMNQFVSIAAAVAGLLFGLDIGVIAGALPFITDHFTLSSRLQEWVVSSMMLGAAIGALFNGWLSFRLGRKYSLMVGAILFVAGSIGSAFAANVEILLLSRVLLGVAVGIASYTAPLYLSEMASENVRGKMISMYQLMVTLGIVLAFLSDTYFSYSGNWRAMLGVLALPALVLIVLVIFLPNSPRWLAQKGRHVEAEEVLRMLRDTSEKAREELNEIRESLKLKQGGWALFKINRNVRRAVFLGMLLQAMQQFTGMNIIMYYAPRIFKMAGFTTTEQQMIATLVVGLTFMFATFIAVFTVDKAGRKPALKIGFSVMALGTLILGYCLMQFDNGTASSGLSWLSVGMTMMCIAGYAMSAAPVVWILCSEIQPLKCRDFGITCSTTTNWVSNMIIGATFLTLLDAIGAAGTFWLYTVLNVAFIGVTFWLIPETKGVTLEHIERKLMAGEKLRNIGV; via the coding sequence ATGACATCGATAAATGACTCTACCCTAATGCCCGCTGCGCTGCGCGATACTCGCCGCATGAACCAGTTTGTCTCCATTGCCGCCGCCGTGGCGGGCCTGTTATTTGGACTGGATATCGGCGTCATTGCCGGCGCGTTACCGTTTATTACCGATCACTTTACCCTCAGCAGTCGCCTGCAGGAGTGGGTGGTGAGCAGCATGATGCTCGGCGCGGCCATTGGCGCGCTGTTCAACGGCTGGCTGTCGTTCCGTCTGGGGCGCAAATACAGCCTGATGGTCGGGGCGATTCTGTTCGTTGCCGGCTCCATTGGCTCGGCGTTTGCCGCTAACGTTGAAATCCTGCTGCTCTCCCGCGTGCTGCTGGGCGTGGCGGTGGGGATTGCGTCCTACACCGCGCCGCTTTATCTCTCCGAAATGGCGAGCGAAAACGTGCGCGGCAAGATGATCAGCATGTATCAGCTGATGGTCACGCTGGGTATTGTGCTGGCGTTCCTGTCTGATACCTACTTCAGCTACAGCGGCAACTGGCGCGCGATGCTGGGCGTGCTGGCCTTACCGGCGCTGGTACTGATCGTCCTGGTGATTTTCCTGCCAAACAGTCCGCGCTGGCTGGCGCAAAAAGGGCGTCACGTGGAGGCAGAAGAGGTCCTGCGCATGCTGCGCGATACCTCGGAAAAAGCGCGCGAAGAGCTGAACGAAATCCGCGAAAGCCTGAAGCTAAAGCAGGGCGGCTGGGCGCTGTTTAAGATCAACCGCAACGTGCGCCGCGCGGTCTTCCTCGGCATGCTGCTGCAGGCGATGCAGCAGTTCACCGGCATGAACATCATCATGTACTACGCGCCGCGCATTTTCAAAATGGCCGGATTCACCACCACGGAACAGCAGATGATCGCGACTCTGGTGGTCGGGCTGACCTTCATGTTCGCCACCTTTATTGCGGTATTCACCGTGGACAAAGCCGGGCGTAAACCGGCGCTGAAAATTGGCTTCAGCGTGATGGCGCTCGGCACGCTGATTCTCGGCTACTGCCTGATGCAGTTTGATAACGGCACGGCCTCAAGCGGACTCTCCTGGCTTTCTGTCGGGATGACCATGATGTGTATCGCAGGTTACGCGATGAGCGCCGCGCCCGTGGTGTGGATCCTGTGCTCCGAAATTCAGCCGCTCAAATGCCGTGACTTTGGCATCACCTGTTCCACGACCACCAACTGGGTGTCGAACATGATCATCGGCGCGACGTTCCTGACGCTGCTGGACGCGATTGGCGCAGCGGGAACCTTCTGGCTCTATACGGTGCTGAACGTAGCGTTTATTGGCGTCACGTTCTGGCTGATCCCGGAAACCAAAGGCGTGACGCTGGAACACATCGAGCGCAAGCTGATGGCTGGCGAGAAACTGCGGAACATCGGTGTGTGA
- the kduD gene encoding 2-dehydro-3-deoxy-D-gluconate 5-dehydrogenase KduD: MILDAFSLQGKVAVVSGCDTGLGQGMALGLAEAGCDIVGINIVEPTETIERVTALGRRFLSLTADLRKIDAIPELLDRAVAEFGHIDILVNNAGLIRREDAISFSERDWDDVMDLNIKSVFFMSQAAAKHFIAQGKGGKIINIASMLSFQGGIRVPSYTASKSAVMGVTRLLANEWAKHNINVNAIAPGYMATNNTQQLRADEQRSAEILDRIPAGRWGLPSDLMGPIVFLASSASDYINGYTVAVDGGWLAR, from the coding sequence ATGATTCTGGATGCATTCTCTCTGCAGGGAAAAGTGGCTGTGGTTTCCGGGTGCGACACCGGGCTGGGTCAGGGGATGGCGTTAGGCCTGGCGGAAGCGGGCTGCGATATCGTCGGAATTAATATCGTTGAACCGACTGAAACCATCGAACGCGTGACGGCCCTGGGCCGCCGTTTCCTGAGCCTGACCGCTGACCTGCGTAAAATCGATGCCATTCCTGAACTGCTGGACCGCGCGGTGGCTGAATTCGGACATATCGACATTCTGGTGAACAACGCCGGGCTGATCCGCCGCGAAGACGCCATCAGCTTCAGCGAGCGCGACTGGGACGACGTGATGGATTTGAACATCAAGAGCGTATTTTTCATGTCCCAGGCGGCGGCGAAGCATTTTATTGCGCAGGGGAAAGGCGGCAAAATCATCAATATTGCCTCTATGCTCTCGTTTCAGGGCGGCATCCGCGTGCCGTCGTACACCGCGTCCAAAAGCGCCGTAATGGGCGTGACCCGCCTGCTGGCAAACGAATGGGCGAAACATAACATCAACGTGAATGCGATTGCGCCGGGCTACATGGCGACGAACAACACGCAGCAGCTGCGTGCGGACGAGCAGCGTAGCGCGGAAATCCTCGACCGCATCCCGGCGGGACGCTGGGGGCTGCCGAGCGATCTAATGGGGCCGATTGTCTTCCTGGCCTCCTCCGCATCGGATTACATCAACGGCTACACCGTGGCTGTAGACGGTGGCTGGCTGGCGCGTTAA
- the kduI gene encoding 5-dehydro-4-deoxy-D-glucuronate isomerase, whose product MDVRESIHSAHAKTLDTQGLRNAFLVEQVFEADRYTMVYSHIDRIIVGGIMPVTKSVSVGGEVGKQLGVSYFLERRELGVINIGGPGTITVDGKCYEIGHREALYVGKGAKDVDFASIDGSRPAKFYYNCAPAHSTYPTKKVTTADVAPVTLGDNLTSNRRTINKYFVPDVLETCQLSMGLTELAPGNLWNTMPCHTHERRMEVYFYFNMDEDACVFHMMGQPQETRHIVMHNEQAVISPSWSIHSGVGTKAYTFIWGMVGENQVFDDMDHIAVSDLR is encoded by the coding sequence GTGGACGTCAGAGAAAGCATCCACAGTGCGCACGCCAAAACGCTGGATACTCAGGGGCTGCGCAATGCATTTTTAGTCGAGCAGGTATTCGAGGCCGACAGGTACACCATGGTTTACAGCCATATCGATCGCATTATTGTGGGCGGGATTATGCCCGTCACGAAAAGCGTCTCCGTGGGCGGTGAGGTCGGTAAACAGCTGGGCGTGAGCTACTTCCTGGAGCGTCGCGAGCTGGGGGTGATTAACATCGGCGGGCCGGGCACCATCACCGTAGATGGAAAGTGCTATGAGATTGGCCATCGTGAGGCGTTGTACGTGGGTAAAGGGGCGAAAGACGTAGACTTTGCCAGCATCGACGGCAGCAGGCCCGCGAAGTTTTACTACAACTGCGCGCCGGCTCACTCCACCTACCCAACCAAAAAAGTGACCACCGCAGACGTCGCACCCGTGACGCTGGGCGATAACCTCACCAGCAACCGCCGCACCATCAATAAATACTTCGTGCCGGACGTGCTTGAGACCTGTCAGCTCAGCATGGGATTGACCGAGCTGGCACCGGGCAACCTGTGGAACACCATGCCGTGCCATACCCACGAGCGCCGCATGGAAGTCTACTTCTACTTCAATATGGATGAGGACGCCTGCGTGTTCCACATGATGGGACAGCCGCAGGAAACGCGCCATATCGTGATGCACAACGAGCAGGCGGTGATTTCACCGAGCTGGTCCATTCACTCCGGCGTAGGGACGAAAGCCTACACCTTTATCTGGGGAATGGTGGGTGAAAACCAGGTCTTCGATGATATGGACCATATTGCGGTCAGCGATCTGCGCTAG
- a CDS encoding acetyl-CoA C-acetyltransferase, whose protein sequence is MKDVVIVGALRTAIGCFQGSLARHSAVDLGSVVVKALVERSGIAAHEVDEVILGQVLTAGAGQNPARQAALKGGLPNTVSAITINDVCGSGLKALHLATQAIQCGEADVIIAGGQENMSRAPHVLTDSRTGAQLGNSQLLDSLVHDGLWDAFNDYHMGVTAENLAREYGISREVQDAYALSSQQKARAAIDSGRFRDEIVPVSTQRQSGERILVDTDEQPRTDASAEGLARLNPAFEMQGSVTAGNASSINDGAAAVMMMSESKALELDLPVLARIKAFASVGVDPALMGIAPVYATRRCLERAGWQLSDVDLIEVNEAYAAQAISVGKMLEWDPLRVNVNGGAIALGHPIGASGCRILVSLVHEMKKRNARKGIATLCIGGGQGVALAIER, encoded by the coding sequence ATGAAAGATGTCGTAATAGTGGGTGCGTTGCGTACAGCTATCGGCTGTTTTCAGGGATCGCTCGCGCGTCACTCGGCGGTAGACCTGGGCAGCGTAGTGGTAAAAGCGCTGGTGGAACGCAGCGGGATCGCAGCACATGAAGTTGATGAGGTGATCCTGGGACAGGTCCTCACGGCCGGTGCCGGGCAAAACCCTGCGCGTCAGGCGGCGCTGAAGGGCGGGCTGCCCAATACCGTTTCAGCCATCACCATCAACGACGTCTGCGGTTCAGGATTAAAAGCGCTGCATCTCGCGACGCAGGCCATTCAGTGTGGTGAAGCGGATGTGATCATCGCGGGCGGGCAGGAAAATATGAGCCGCGCGCCGCACGTGTTGACCGACAGCCGGACCGGCGCACAGCTGGGCAACAGTCAGCTGCTCGACAGTCTGGTGCATGACGGGCTGTGGGATGCGTTCAATGACTATCATATGGGCGTGACGGCGGAAAACCTGGCGCGCGAGTACGGCATCAGCCGTGAGGTGCAGGATGCCTATGCGCTAAGCTCGCAGCAAAAAGCGCGCGCGGCGATTGATTCCGGTCGTTTTCGCGACGAAATTGTCCCGGTCAGCACGCAGCGTCAGAGCGGCGAGCGTATCCTCGTTGATACCGATGAACAGCCCCGTACCGACGCCAGTGCCGAAGGCCTGGCGAGACTGAACCCCGCGTTTGAAATGCAGGGCTCGGTGACGGCGGGAAATGCCTCTTCCATTAACGACGGCGCTGCCGCCGTGATGATGATGAGCGAAAGTAAAGCCCTTGAACTCGATCTTCCCGTCCTGGCCCGCATTAAAGCATTCGCTAGCGTAGGGGTCGATCCTGCGTTAATGGGGATCGCACCGGTCTACGCGACCCGCCGCTGTCTGGAGCGCGCGGGATGGCAGCTTTCGGATGTGGATCTGATCGAAGTGAACGAAGCCTATGCCGCGCAGGCGATCTCCGTCGGAAAAATGCTGGAGTGGGATCCGCTGCGGGTCAACGTTAACGGCGGCGCGATCGCGCTGGGTCATCCTATCGGTGCGTCCGGCTGCCGGATCCTGGTTTCGCTGGTCCACGAAATGAAGAAGCGCAATGCCCGCAAAGGGATTGCCACGCTCTGTATAGGCGGCGGGCAAGGGGTGGCGCTGGCCATCGAACGCTAA
- a CDS encoding LysR family transcriptional regulator, with amino-acid sequence MRYSPEALKAFVETVAAGSFSAAARRLRKSQSTISTSIANLEADLGFELFDRSARQPVLTVQGEQVLGYVQAILAASTRLDELAVSLTAQTEARLTFVLSDTLNPDVLEEMMKQFDARFPHTEFECLIGEEEDVIDLLQKERAQIGLTEARDSYPTDIGVTRLPMQTRMAIYVATTHPLAGQHDVQHDELHGWRELRLSTYLEREAEIARGPVWSAPNYLLLLSMAVQGFGWCVLPCALVDEFAAAKSLVQLNVPGWPRAIGIDLLWNKRSPPGVAGSWLRQYLQDAR; translated from the coding sequence ATGCGCTATTCACCCGAAGCCCTTAAGGCGTTTGTCGAGACCGTTGCGGCGGGCTCTTTTTCCGCTGCCGCGCGAAGGCTGCGTAAAAGCCAGTCGACGATCAGTACGTCGATTGCCAATCTTGAAGCCGATCTGGGTTTCGAGCTGTTTGACCGCTCGGCGCGCCAGCCGGTGTTAACGGTGCAGGGAGAACAGGTGCTGGGCTACGTGCAGGCCATCCTGGCCGCCAGCACGCGGCTGGACGAGCTGGCGGTGTCGCTAACGGCGCAAACGGAGGCGCGTTTGACGTTTGTCCTTTCCGATACCCTCAACCCGGACGTGCTGGAAGAGATGATGAAACAGTTTGACGCGCGTTTTCCCCATACGGAATTCGAATGTCTGATTGGTGAGGAGGAGGACGTGATCGATCTGCTGCAAAAGGAGCGAGCGCAGATTGGCCTGACGGAAGCGCGAGACAGTTATCCTACGGATATTGGCGTCACCCGGTTGCCGATGCAGACCCGCATGGCGATCTACGTCGCGACCACGCATCCGCTGGCCGGACAACATGACGTTCAGCATGATGAGCTGCACGGCTGGCGGGAGCTGCGGCTCAGCACCTATCTTGAGCGCGAGGCTGAGATCGCGCGCGGGCCCGTCTGGTCAGCGCCGAATTACCTGTTACTCTTGAGTATGGCGGTACAGGGATTTGGCTGGTGCGTGCTGCCGTGCGCGCTGGTGGATGAATTTGCCGCCGCGAAATCCCTGGTACAGCTCAATGTTCCCGGCTGGCCGCGGGCGATCGGCATCGATCTGCTGTGGAATAAACGATCCCCTCCCGGCGTTGCCGGAAGCTGGCTGCGGCAGTATCTGCAGGATGCGCGCTGA
- a CDS encoding multidrug/biocide efflux PACE transporter, whose product MQYQDALQRKLPERIFHAVCFEGIATAILAPTAAWLMQRSVVEMGGLTIILATTAMLWNIIYNFGFDRFWPVQRVKRTAKVRALHALGFECGFIVIGVSIVAAVLGVTLLQAFTLEIGFFLFFLPYTMFYNWAYDCLREKFLKRRQQRRALAG is encoded by the coding sequence ATGCAATATCAGGATGCACTCCAACGTAAACTACCGGAGCGGATCTTTCATGCTGTCTGTTTTGAAGGGATTGCGACGGCGATCCTCGCCCCTACGGCGGCGTGGCTCATGCAGCGTTCCGTGGTGGAGATGGGTGGGCTGACCATTATTCTGGCCACCACCGCCATGCTGTGGAACATTATTTATAACTTCGGCTTCGACCGTTTCTGGCCCGTTCAGCGCGTCAAACGTACCGCAAAAGTGCGTGCGCTGCATGCGCTGGGGTTCGAATGCGGGTTTATCGTGATTGGCGTGTCGATTGTCGCCGCCGTGCTGGGCGTTACCCTGCTTCAGGCATTCACGCTGGAAATAGGTTTCTTCCTGTTCTTCCTGCCGTACACCATGTTCTATAACTGGGCATACGATTGCCTTCGCGAGAAATTTCTTAAGCGTCGCCAGCAACGGCGCGCCCTGGCAGGCTAA
- a CDS encoding amino acid permease, whose amino-acid sequence MSKIWSKDETLWSFALYGTAVGAGTLFLPIQLGSAGAIVLFITALVAYPLTYWPHKALAQFILSSKTKGNEGITGAVSHYYGRKIGNLITTLYFIAFFVVVQIYAVAITNSLTEQLAKHLTVDTAVRVLVSLGVVLVLNLIFLMGRHITIKVMGFLVFPLIAYFLFVSLYLIGSWQPSLLTSQMAFDRHTLHQVWISIPVMVFAFSHTPIISTFAVDRREKFADGAMDKCKKIMKMAYLIICLSVLFFVFSCLLSIPPSYIVAAKEQGVTILSALSMMPSSPAWLGISGIIVAIIAMSKSFLGTYFGVIEGATEIVKSSLNQVGVKKSRAFNRAISIMGVSLITFAVCCINPNAISMIYAISGPLIAMILFIMPTLSTYLIPSLKPYRSIGNLLTLIVGVLCVSVMFVG is encoded by the coding sequence ATGTCGAAAATTTGGTCAAAAGATGAGACTCTCTGGAGTTTCGCTCTCTACGGCACTGCCGTGGGTGCAGGGACGCTGTTTTTACCCATTCAGCTGGGATCCGCAGGCGCTATCGTCCTGTTTATTACCGCCCTCGTGGCCTACCCCTTAACCTACTGGCCGCACAAAGCGCTGGCGCAATTTATCCTGTCGTCGAAAACAAAAGGCAACGAAGGGATCACCGGCGCCGTTTCGCACTACTACGGCAGGAAGATTGGCAATCTGATCACCACGCTCTATTTCATCGCCTTCTTTGTGGTGGTGCAGATTTATGCGGTGGCCATCACCAACTCGTTAACAGAGCAGCTGGCGAAACACCTGACGGTGGATACCGCCGTTCGCGTGCTGGTCAGCCTGGGGGTGGTGCTGGTCCTGAATCTGATCTTCCTGATGGGGCGCCATATCACGATAAAAGTGATGGGCTTCCTGGTGTTTCCGCTGATTGCCTATTTTCTGTTTGTCTCGCTCTATCTGATCGGCAGCTGGCAACCCTCGCTGCTGACCAGCCAGATGGCGTTCGATCGCCATACGCTGCACCAGGTCTGGATTTCGATTCCGGTGATGGTGTTTGCTTTCAGCCATACCCCGATTATCTCAACGTTTGCCGTTGACCGTCGCGAGAAGTTTGCCGACGGCGCCATGGATAAATGCAAGAAAATCATGAAGATGGCGTACCTGATCATCTGCCTGAGCGTGCTGTTCTTTGTCTTCAGCTGCCTGCTCTCAATTCCGCCGTCGTATATTGTGGCCGCCAAAGAGCAAGGGGTAACGATCCTGTCCGCGCTGTCGATGATGCCTTCTTCACCGGCGTGGCTGGGCATTTCCGGGATTATCGTGGCGATTATTGCGATGTCGAAATCGTTCCTCGGCACCTATTTTGGGGTGATTGAAGGGGCGACGGAGATCGTGAAGTCGTCGCTCAATCAGGTGGGCGTGAAAAAGAGCCGCGCCTTTAACCGCGCGATTTCCATTATGGGGGTGTCGTTAATCACCTTTGCCGTCTGCTGCATTAACCCGAACGCCATTTCGATGATTTACGCCATCAGCGGCCCGCTTATCGCCATGATCCTGTTTATCATGCCGACGCTGTCGACGTATCTGATCCCCTCGCTAAAACCGTACCGTTCCATTGGCAACCTGCTAACGCTGATCGTCGGCGTGCTGTGCGTGTCGGTGATGTTTGTCGGCTAA
- a CDS encoding Lrp/AsnC family transcriptional regulator, which translates to MDSIDRKILAELQSDGRLSLTELAERVNLSLSPCHRRVRALEQSGAITGYRASLDPAKMGFNFLAIVFATLKEGDRKAVSAFEAAVEEIPQIVLAQRLFGDPDYLMHVVTRDLSAFQKLYDEKLSAMPGVQHLRSTLVMKTVVQDRPFPLESAGRD; encoded by the coding sequence ATGGATAGCATCGATCGAAAAATTCTTGCTGAGCTACAGTCTGATGGCCGTTTATCCCTTACCGAGCTGGCGGAAAGAGTGAATCTGAGCCTCTCGCCGTGCCATCGTCGCGTGCGGGCGCTGGAGCAAAGCGGGGCGATTACGGGATACCGTGCCAGCCTCGACCCCGCCAAAATGGGATTCAACTTCCTGGCGATAGTGTTTGCGACGCTGAAGGAGGGTGACAGAAAGGCGGTTAGCGCGTTTGAAGCGGCGGTGGAGGAAATTCCGCAGATCGTGCTGGCACAGCGTCTGTTTGGCGATCCCGATTATCTGATGCACGTCGTGACCCGCGACCTCTCCGCTTTCCAGAAGCTCTATGACGAGAAGCTCTCCGCCATGCCCGGCGTGCAGCATCTTCGATCTACGCTTGTCATGAAAACGGTCGTGCAGGACAGGCCTTTTCCGCTGGAATCCGCAGGGCGAGACTGA